The segment cgtgtgtagtttgatccaacttaaaagataggatagcttacatctcaatttatacccccaatattattttattgcaaaatatttgtttattatttgacagtcacaattctaacagatggcgctatgTTGAAAGTACAgcacaacaacaacaacaacaaggacataagctacaatttaatggcataaccaccaaaaaagcaatgtggtccccatgactggtgttctcctaccgtttcccttgaatagtttactactatgtaacaGCCTATAATTATGTAGCTACAGCAGCGCTTGGCCAGTCTGCTAGTATACATATAAAGATTCTTACCCGATGTTATGTGAAATCACTGCCTTTGATCGCTCACACTGTTATTAGCTCTGTCATGAGTTAAACCTCGCACAACGTACACAATTACGTCAAATATACGTACGTAAAACTTCAGCGcgttaaagttatgtattagtTATACCGTCCACCAAAAACTTTTTCAAGTATTGCATTATACTCGCTTTTACagcatttttataaactaagTTTCTACGTGctcattacaaatatttaaaaacgtaaACGTAGTACAAAAGACTAGGTTACCCAGTTTCCTCTCGAGGTCGTAATTTCTGCATTAATGCATATTACTTTGTgaaattataaagaataatgaatttatttgctCCAACTATGAACTTTTATGTTTCGttattctgtatttttttatgggcAAGTTATTTAGAATAATACAAACACTATCCTTACTGTACTAAGCCTAAtataatgtcaaaaaaaatgcgtaaagtacacatgtcagaagtgaaacttctttgtaaattaatttttactaaggcaaaagccccaatagatgatcatgtaccagtatatgatcactccatttgtatatctatattcacactgtACACGTGCTAATGATagtataaataagtaaaaaatctgcgtttactgcacaagacgttatgcgacagaattgccattctaatatgtaactactaaacgaatacatcaaccaatagcgtgtattttttctcgatCTCTCAATCTTTCTCACTATAGCTCTCTCTCACCTCTCGCTGTCTTGGCACTGAGTGATGCGATGTTCACTCTACCTCACTCTGTCTGTCAATATTTCTCAATTGCCTGCTCCGTACTCTCGCTCCAGggctattatattattttgctattattattatttgcttCATGCTACGGTCGCCTTTTCTCACtatctctcaatcggtctcaattgCTCTCTCCcatttcttcgacaaaaacgctgcacatcttcgtgacgctaatattattattagtgcGTTTCATccttaaaaatttgaaaatccaatacttttttaaaatacaagagtcatacttagcgctaagtctaGGTCTTACCGTAATTTATTAACAGTTTGCATTTACTatatgccattttttttatacgtctgtattgatttttattttgtttttcagaTTTTGAAGAGAAATGTAAGTACATAactatatatttgatttatttttttattttacaataaatgcacgccattaataattatacaatttatacgTAGTGATATAGTTtctatttcttaataaaataaatcagtggcgctacaacttcttttaggtcttggcctcagatttctgaatctgtttcatgatcattttttaaatctaataggcaagtaggtgattagcctccagtgcctgacacacgccgtcgacttttttcgtctaagacatgtcggttttctcacgatgttttccttcaccgttcgagcaatttttaaatgcgcacatagaaagaaaggccaaaggtaataaaaattttatacataaaattttatacgtaaaaTATGTCTACTATAAAactcaataattttttttcatacgtaggtacctacttaataCTCGCGAAAAGCAATATGTGGTTCacatattaaagtaaaatgtaGACTTTATTTAAAGCATTGCCTTTTGTTACACAGCCTTTAATCGGTTTTCGAAAGATCCCTATTTATAGTTCGTATATTTTTTACGTTTCAGTTCCCTGGTGGCCAAGCAAATTGATTGAAGATTTTGATGTGACCACCGAAAAACCAACAACAAAAGCGACACCTGTAGAAACATTAGTGACCagttacatggattttttgaataatttactGAAGATTTTTTAGTTAgatgtaaattatttagaaaatgtttttgtaagCCTATGGAATAACCCTAAATATATTTGGATTAAACGTTTACACTGTAATTCTTATAACGACGAAATTATAAAGTATCCCTTCAGTGTCTgactgtcaattgtcatgtTACTGACATGTTCTGCTAAAGCTGTTAGCTGTATCGTTATTGATACTTCTCGACTCTTTACTCAAATGGTGCCTATATGTTGCATCCTTATTTAACAAGGATTTGAATGAAAGCAATATGAATCTGAACTTCTAAATTTGTTTGACAAATGTGCCAGCATTCACCAAATAGCCCTGGTTAGTAGCTAACATCTTTACATTTTCAAACGCAATAGTTACAAAACGCCAAAGCAATAATTTACTAACAATGCATATTGTAAGCAATAGCTGGTTTTGGTATTAAGACATTAGATTACAAATtggttgttttaaataaaaatatcatgacAGCTCTGTAATAGTTTGAGgatttaattagaatattatttttttccttccGATTGCTCTCTAAAACTAATTCGTCTCTTTCTTGTCAAATGGGGTTTAAgctgtgataaaaagagacaaATCGATGCTTGAGTCCAAATAGAATAAATACGTCTTTTATAAACTTGCCACACGATAATACatgtaataaagtaataaattaaatctcgAAATTCTTGTTTTTCCTacaaacaaacacaaattttCCTTAAAACGCCTTTCACGCGTCCTCGTCATACAATAAATACTGAGGTTAAAACATGTcatttatcattaatttacTTTGTTTTCGATTGAGACTCGGCTCCTATATATAGATAGTAATcgtactaaaaaccaaaaatacCCTCAAAGTGATCAAACATCTGGATTCTGGAATTACTTATGAATTCAGAAAGCTAAATTAATCTCCAAAAAATTTTTGCAGAttgtttcaatttttaatttgttgagTTAATTAATTGGTATGCGATGCCGTGCTTTCTAATTCTAATTATGAAGTAAGAAAGAggttgataatataaatatgatacTTTGACTTCAGCTATTAACCGAAATTATAGAATAAAACacacaaatgttatatattaatttaatcagACTCATTTCACAACAGAAACAAAACATTACACAATGACACAAACATTGCACGACACATAGTGTCCCGAACAAAATCTGACTTTGCTAAGTACACACTACAAATATCACAATCTAATATCTATCGAAATCAATACAGCAGGCTTACCCCGTAACTTTATCCAATATTATCGAATAACTTACGACTTAGTCtacatttcaataataattggaaATTATAGAGTAGTCCTAAACCTTTTAACATTATCCCCTAAATGGCGCTAATtgaacacagcgccatctagtttAAAATGCATGAACTAAACGCAATTCGGATGTTTAATACTTAGAAATCCATAGATATTAAAATCACTACCCTTATTACTATTTGTGTGGTACATagctttatatacataaaaattcagTACGTTCCTGTTTTTGGATTCACACagtgttgtaaaatatatataagattgcACACGCTTCAAATATTGGAACAAAGCATGTCTGCCACACTTATACCCGTCGGTATTTAATGTCTTTGCACAGCACTATTTCCTTACAGCTCGTCGTGCTCCTCCTGTGGACAAACGGacatttattaacatataattCCTTAGTTATTCTTGAAACAATTAacacaatataaaatgttggataagttaaatttaaaaaaaattgtgtttttgaAACTGAAAAACACtgaataagggagcgttcaagtattacgtaacgtattttgggaggggggagggtccttttgtaaaacgttacgatgcggggcgaggattaaattacgcgttattgttaatatttttttcgacttataccacataatagtaactaaagagtcactaggtggtcacgaaacgtttaactatacttgggtactgaataacgttacggcgagttacatggggggggggtcaataatctccaaaaattgcgttacgtaatacttgaacgctccctaagttatctttattatttttcattcaaatttatgtattttttgctCTCAGACAGTTATTGAATTTCACTTGGAATAGAAGCCATAACTGTTATACCAACAAGCCATGTTCATagcaacatttaaaaaaaaatctaatcttATGAGCAAACTTACCACAGGCGCTCCCTCAGCGGCTTCATCATCAAGATCCTCATCATCTTCATCCTCAGGCTTCTCAACCTTTTCCTTCTCCCTCTCCGCTTCATCCTGCTCATTCTTCATTTTTTTCTCTCCCTCAATCTTCTTCTTGATCTCTTCTCCTCTCTCCCTCGCTGCAGCTAGGTCATCAGTGAAGAGGAAGTTGTCGAAGATGGTTCCAGATTTGACTTGCCATAAGTCCAGACCGACTGCGCAAAGCTCATCTCGCTTGTACAGAGTTGGGTCTGCTGTGTATTCTGGGTTATCAATTTCTGGGTGTACCCAGGGACCTTTGTATGCGGGGTTGTCAATCTGTGGATAAAATGACTTTTTAAGTTAGCTAGTAGGTGAAAAGTTTTTAATGGAACTAATGacagttaatttattattgaaacaaGCGTTGAAGATAAACGCTAGTgctcataaaaatatattatgaccaaggttaattaaaacacaaCGAATCATTGCCTATTGTATGTTAACAACTTTTAGAATTTGagtacaaaatgtaattttttatttgtatcaaattttttaaaggttttttttttaaattcagagTCGAGACTAAGCTAAGTGTGTACATATTGAATTTGACTTAATTTATACATGCTATACATAGTGAATTTTGACAAAAAGATTTTCGCGAGttaatttatgataaaacttatatttttgcTGATTGGGAAATGCAATCGAAAAAAATGTATGGTAAGATTTAGGGAGTCAAAGCCTTTAGTCTGACTAAAAACTTACTGGATACGGTGATACCTGACACATGACAtttcaaacatttttgaagagtaaataatttgttatttatttgaccATGCCACAAAGGCAACGTATTCTTCACATAGATTACGTCATCACGTGTTAACTATAGAAACGTGTTCAATTTGGTAGACGCAGTAACGGTAACTGCGTTCAATGACCCGAACAGACGACAAAATTAGCAACTTGTTcagacaaaaattataaaaaattgtttctttaaaatttttggtataatattttaagatatgttatattgttaataaacaaGACAAATATTGTTGAACTGTCTAATTAATTGCACTCTTAACTAAATAACTGTAGTATTTTTGTCAAAATGTGATTTAATAGAcagattttctttaaaaaaaacttaagtttttttactaaatattttggaaTTAGTCtctattatattcatatttttgtacaatagTAACAGTAAACAAAGAAATGATATTTCTTTCACAAGCAATGAATTTTGgtgattattttgaaatttttcatatattatgtattatgtttcgtAACAAAATTGTTACACGCCATTAAATATGTAGTATATAGAACCTGAATGTgggttttttttgtatacctatataaaagCAACACATGATAAATCTGCTTACCTGTTTAGGAGCCCAGACACCCTTGTATTCAGGGTTGTCAATCATTGGTGGTTCCCATTCTCCATCCATTTCATCGTCCCAATCTTCAGGTTTGGTGGCATCAGGGTCTGGAATGTGTTCTGGCTTCTCCCAGTCTTCTGGCTTTTTGTCATCTGGGTCAGGAATGGTTGCTCTCTCATCCCAGTCTTCGGGCTTTTTGGCTGATGGGTCCTGtaagaaattattagattAGGTACAATCTATGTACCGAGGGACTCACtcgtacaaaaaaaatattttcataataaaaaaaaagattcttTTTCATACCTTGATCTTCTTAGCGGGTAAGAAGTCCCAGTCATCTTCGAGGCTTCCAGATTCCACCTTCTCATTATCAATGAGAACTTCATAGGTGTTGTCAGGGTTCACAATAAGTGTGTACAAGTGAGTGTATACATCATCCTTGCAACGGATGTCTTTCTTGATGAGGTGGTTCTTGCCCTTGTAGCTGAAGATAACGTGCACCTGGAATAATTTGttggtttaataaattataatttggtGCCTTATGACATATAATAACTGTTGAAagcttttaatgtaataaaatatcagaaTGGATATATATAGATGGAAGGGCTGTACAAGTATGTTGCAAGTAAAAGTTACAGTgtatattatatcataaaatttccAATGGTGAGtactacttaaaaaataagaacaaGGGCTGATAACTTATAACAAATGGATagagaattttttaaattcaacgtTAATTCGGCAACGGGGCGTGGGATAGACACAGTCGTAATTTATGGGTAGTATTAAaacgcaaataaaaaaaaaaattttttgtatgcaataATAATCCGAATTGCCATCAAAATTACTGATTACACAgcaaaatattactaaataaactACAATTTATGTTCGCGGCGTACGGCTATTTATCTTAAAGCATAGCTTTTTTACGAATGCACAGCTAATAATACTAATGCACGTTATACctattaactattttttattacgtgAACAGAGCTCCATACTTGAAAATTATTTCGACAGGAATCGAACCTTCGCGTTCTACGCCATGTTCATTAGCAGTTAAGATAATGTAATGTACTATCAATAGTACAGTACTATCTGTTATTATAAGTTCTTATCAATTTTATCGTAAAAGTTGTAACttttaacaacattatttattacatcatTGTTCCGATTTACGAGTTAAACCAGTTATGAATGATATCGTATCGCGTATTGATAAGTGTTAATAACCCAACACTCTTCAAGTTTGtgtgattttttataatgttaaaaataattcacgtttcaaaattttaatgatttgaaTTATTGCCAAGATCATTAACTACGCTTCATAAATATTACGAAATTAAaccaaaaattattacaaaatatgaataatttacaacgtatttgcataaaatttattttaattaggtacTTAGGTTTCTTATTAactaagttgttttttttttctttctatttacACAGTAAAATATGTCGTCATaatcgtagaatagtgactgacggatctgacaaatagtaaactttacagggcagccatttcaaaataatataaccattttagtttttgtcataactatttcAATTCATATTcagttattatgaaaattggcatacaagcaaacaaaagggttttttttgaaacaaaataaaaattataagattaaattacttagttttctagaaaaatcacatgtttctaTCAAAGCCGTCACTTTACAGtctgattaattttattttaatgtagacGTAATATTTAGGcatgtagtatccaaatatgataaaaagtggattttagatattttcaaatccgacattgttctacgatcatgacgatgtattaaaaaacttaattaaaaactcaTTATTGCATAACTATTAGCTCCATTACTGATTAAAACCTTAATTGGTAGACTTCTTTAAAAggaactattaatatttaatatgaattattgGGGTTAATTAGATACACATCATATTTAGTTAAATGCCTTcagcatataatatatatctgtCTAGGTTAGACTTTATTCAAGATATATATCAGTAGTAATTGTTTCAGCAAATTATTGGAAAATCCAACGCATGTTTATGTGAATATAGgtgtttttgttgtattacagaattcataaaaaatgctGTATCAGTTATTGACATGAAATTCACCAACTCCATGTAtaggcattattaaaaataattatttagttttcaaCTCTATGGTAATTACCTATGATAGAAATCAAACATGGATGATGGAACAATCAATGGCATGCAAACATTCAAGGTAAATACTGACAATTGACATGTTTATGAATTGAACAAGATACATTGTTTCGTAGAAATGCTGTTATTGTACTAGACATTAAATCCATAGACCACACTTTTAACACCACATATATAGACCACACAATAAAAGCAATATAATTTGATAGGTTTAAAtcttctttttataaatatggcAGAGtgcaaagaaaaaatatgtagATATTGTTGTGTATGTGTAGATATTAAGCAGCATTGTATAAAAGGTactattcatttttattatatttatttaaaaagctaaCACTAACCTTTTTGGTACCAGGACCGCAGATGTCAGGCCCAAACATGATTTCATATGGTGTCTCGCCATGCATGTCCTTTGACTCCAACTTGCAGTCAAACACCTTCACGTAACCACCTCCACAATCAATGTCTTGCTCATGTTTGACTGAGAACTGGATTACTAAGGGCTTGCCTTCATTGGAGAAGGGCCTAAACTTTGTGGACAAGGCATAGAATCTGGCATCTTCAGAAGTTTGAAGACCTATGTACAAGAAtgaaaaattaacataaaacaacataaatatcacaaaatagGTAATGATATTACTTTAAGTTATGGAGTGTGTCTAATCACCCTTTTTAGGTATAGATAAAATTGTATCATCTCTGTACTATTACAGAATTAGTTAATGGCGGAACGAGAACATTTTGCCGGTTTCATATTGAAACAGGAAACGATTTGAATTAATTGGATTATAGTAATCCTATAAGTTCTGATATAGAAAATTAGGCAATTTATGAAAgacatttattaatgaaacgtGTACGTGtagaaataatttagaaaGGCGGTAGGTACCTTTATCTTCTTCGGGGTCATTGTAGAAC is part of the Pieris napi chromosome 21, ilPieNapi1.2, whole genome shotgun sequence genome and harbors:
- the LOC125060540 gene encoding calreticulin, which encodes MKSFLLGVVSLLAIYSANCEVFYEEKFLDDSWESKWVYSEHPGKEFGKFKLTAGKFYNDPEEDKGLQTSEDARFYALSTKFRPFSNEGKPLVIQFSVKHEQDIDCGGGYVKVFDCKLESKDMHGETPYEIMFGPDICGPGTKKVHVIFSYKGKNHLIKKDIRCKDDVYTHLYTLIVNPDNTYEVLIDNEKVESGSLEDDWDFLPAKKIKDPSAKKPEDWDERATIPDPDDKKPEDWEKPEHIPDPDATKPEDWDDEMDGEWEPPMIDNPEYKGVWAPKQIDNPAYKGPWVHPEIDNPEYTADPTLYKRDELCAVGLDLWQVKSGTIFDNFLFTDDLAAARERGEEIKKKIEGEKKMKNEQDEAEREKEKVEKPEDEDDEDLDDEAAEGAPVEEHDEL